In the Drosophila willistoni isolate 14030-0811.24 chromosome 3R, UCI_dwil_1.1, whole genome shotgun sequence genome, AGGAACGTATGATTTTAGAACAAATGCAATCCCAGTGCTACTCGGCACCATCCCAATTGCCAAGAACTTTGGGAGCTGGGTTTAAAATGGTTAGCACCTTAATATAATCagataaaataataataacaataaaataaaacctaaCTATTTGCTATTTGGCACGAATATAATTGGGCATTTTCTCACAGGCCTCAACCGAGCTGGAGCTTTCAAACACTTCCTTCGTACACTGGTCCAGATTAACCAGATCCATCCAGGCTTTATCTTTGAGCTTCTGCTGTTTATGGCACTGACATTTCTTCCTTTGCAGGACATGTCTCTGTGGATTCTCATGTTGTTCCCTCAGCGTCTGCTGGTACCTCTCGATCAGGCAATTTCGGGTCTTTACGTCGATCTCTGTTATCCTCAACTCAGCAGTTAATGCCTTCACCCGGCGGCGCTGTTGCCTATTGATACGCTGCTGATCGGACAGAGCTTGCGCCATGCCAGGATCCGGCATGTTTTTCATTTGCTGTTTAAGGGTGTTGTACAATTGATGAGAATCCTGCAATCGTTGCTCCATATTCGTACGCTCGACATTAAGGCGAATGTTGCGTTTAAGAAGCAACTGAATTTTTCGGATGAGCTCATAGCGACGGGGATCCCTGCCCAGTAGAATGCGCCAACGATGAATGCGACAGGGGCGGGACAACTCCTCCGAGTAGGCAGTCACTCGGAGGCGCTCCTGATTAAGTTCACGCTCCAAGCGTACGATTTCGTGCCGTAAATTGGCCGTGTTATCGACTGCACGTCGCATGCACTCCCGGGACATGCTCAAATTGGTTATCTCCAATTTAAGCAGGCGGATATCCTCGATGCGCTTGTTGTACTGAGCCGTTCCGCTATCGATGGCGAACTGCATCATTGCGACCTTTTCACGCAATACAAGCAGCTCGTCATTTCGGCGAACCATTTGCAGTCCAACCAGCGTCTTTTCCTTAGTTGTCTCTTCGAGAGTGCAGGAGATGTGCTTGAAACGCTTTTCATCCTCTTCGACGGTGTGTTGTGACTGCACCAAACGCAGTTTCAGCTCACGCAAATCGTCGCGAGTGGCGTTCAAGAGACGCTCCTTAAGATggatctcattctctctctgtttcaTGCTGCTATTCAGTTGGTCGATTTGATTGCGCAATGCCGTGATGTCCTTCTCGTTTATCGACAGCTCACTGGTTAATTGATTGATCTGATGGTTCAATTTGCCTGTGACACCCTGAAGATTCTGACGATCTCGAGAGCACACTTCCAAGTTCTTGAGCAGCATCATTTTCTCTGAGTGTACAAGTTCCATTTGCTTCTTAACGTTGTGAAAGTCCTGCTGTTTTTGTTGGAGGCTCTCTTGAATTTCGACCAATCGTTCGGTCTTATTCTGCACAGCCTCTGCATGAGAATTTTAAAGTAAAATGTGAATAAGGTTTTTAAGGTACTCAAACTACTTGCCTTCTAATGTTtctatttgtttatttagCTCTTGGGCCTCTTGAACAAGCTCCAACTTTTCTCGTGTTATCTTCTGGAGTCTGCCCTCCTTCTCATCCAGGGCATTGTTCGCTCGACTTAGGTCTACTTGTACATTCTGCATTTGGTTGCGAAGGATGGCCATATCATGACGCAATCCGGCCACTATACCGCCGAGCCGCGTTACATCGTGACGCACCTTTTCGCGACTGATTTTCATTTCTTCCTTTTGGCGACTAGCTTCTTCCACATTTTTATTGGCCACCATGAGCTTTTTTCCTATTGCCGTAAGCTCATTCCTGCGATGCAAGAGACAAGAACGATGCCATTCAATAGTAGATTTCATAAAATGAACTTACCGCAAGACCAACAACTGTTCATTCAAATCAGAATTCTTCTTGGCTACCTGGTGGAAACGACGCCCTAATAAAACTGCTTCGTCAGCTTTCTTTTTGGCATCTCGTACGCCTGCACGATTTATTGCCTCAAGCTCAGTTCGCTCGTGTCTCAGACGCTCTGTAGTGTCCTCAAGCAATTGGTTGTCGTTGATAAGGCGATTCCGTTCTTCCTCCAGCCGATGAAGCGCTTTGGTTAAGGTGTAGTTTTCATTTGCCAGTCGATCGCGAACctgtttgtgtttttcattGGCAGCCAGGCACGTCTGCAGTTCCTTTTGCACATGCTGGAGACCAAGAAGTCGGCTCTGGCCTTCAAGAATTTCCTTCTCTTGAACTTTTAGGCGCTCCTCAAAGCTGTCATTTAAGGCCTGTTGCTTGCGTTTTAAATTGTGTTTCTCCGACTCGACCATCTTGATTTGATTTTGCAATTTCATGATAGTCTCTTCATGCGTTCCAATTATAATTTCCAGGGATTGTGAATATTCTCGATTCAATTCTAGGCGCTTTTGATAATCAGCCAGTTCGGCGGCAAGGCGATCACGCTCTCGATAGACAATACTCCGGATGCGATGTTCCTTCCTGCGGATTACTGTAAGGATGAGTTAAGGATGGGTGAAACATCTCAGACCAACTTACTGTTGTCCATCTAGCAGCTCAACGGGCTTTTTATGATTCTCTTCTTGGTGTGCGATATTATACAATTGACCCTGTAAACGGGCCTCCCGTAAGTGTACCGCATCGGCAGTGCGCCAAGCCTCTGCTAGAGATTCCCGCAAATGCTCCATAACAGCATCCGACGTGGCTGTTGTTTTTAGGGCCAAGGCTATCTTTTCATCGGCGGTTTCCACTTTCTTCCGAATCTCTGCATGGGCGGAGGCTTCAACCACGTAATGGCTGTGCATTCTGGCCAACAAATCCACAAAAAGTTTCATCTTCCCTGTCACGAACGGATCGCGCGTTGATAGTTGATGGATTAGCCCGTAGGAAGCATCAAAAAAGGCTTCATCAACATCTTTAACCAGATCCACATCGGCCACTTCGATGCGATTTTCAAATAACTTTGAATTCGTTACATCCGAATGTATCTCAGATGGAACTTTATTTTTGCGCCCCGTCATCTTTTCGCGAACCATTGATACAAGCAAATcggaaaataaaaagtaaacaaagaacaaaaaaaaatgcaaaaaaaaaaaacaaaaacgaacaaaaaatcTAACAGAATGTAAACAGAGTCATGTATTTGTGTATACTGGATCTACATGATTCTGAAGTTTATCTCTAATCTAAATTTGCTTGTTCAATTTCTCTTGGTTTATATCTTCTGCATTTTCCTCAGTCTAGCTTTCACCATTTCATTGAATTGATGCACGAGGCTCGCCTAATTCACTTCAGATTCGAAACATGTAAATCTCATTAACACCAATTAACCTTAAAAGAAGCTCAAATAGATTGCCGGTGTGCGCTTGTGTGTGCGGAAGTGGAATTTCTATGGAATTCCTTGATACTGGCGTAAACTAATCACATAACCTTTTCCATAGGAGCGACTAGTTTCTTCAGCTTGTGGGCAATCAATCAAGCAGAGAATATCTACACTGAAAATAACGTACAACCTATTTAACCGAAAAGctaagtattcgattttatGCGATTCAAAAGAACAAATCAAGTTTTGATTATTCCCTTTAAAGTAGTCgtcattaaattttatgtGCTAATCGGATTAACTTTTATAAATGAATAGATTTTCTAGGTAGCCTATTATCGACAAttgattgaaatttaattactGGCTCTAGTTTAGACGAAGACAATATCTTACATTGCACAATAAGATGTAAATTGTATTAGAGTTAGCCAAGAACTATGTTTTCTTTGATAACAATCCAATTAAACAGACAGATTACTCTTTCAAGTCTATTTACAAGTGAGAaactcaaacaaaaattacttttatttaatgtaGTGTGTAATTCTAGAAAGTCTTAAAGATAGCCATTATACAGGCCTTGAAGTCTCTTTCTCCTCTTTTCTTTATCAGACTTTTAAAtctgaaaaaagaaacatttaccTATAAAGCAAATTATACTATAGTAAGGCAGTGTgcaaaaaaatgtttctttgaTCACTAGCCAGACaattaaatatgaaatatgaAAATGTGGTTAATGCATTTCCAACTAATTACaattcaaacacacacacacacacacacatacaagaAATCTTTGATTAATTTGTTGCGTTCAtcaattaatttctttatgcAAAAGTAAAACCAAAACTTACGCTTCATTAAATGACAAAGTGATTTCTCTTAGGTGAGGGGAAAAAAACGATTGAAGAGGTGAAAAAGTTGTTGCCAACTCCAATACAAGTGCAAATGGCAAGCTCTATAAATCAATCGAGCATATTTGTTGCTTACTTTTTCTCAATAAACAGAGAAAGGAGACCTGCACACATGGCGTATGCTTATTTTGATATACTATAATATGGCATATAGAGGAGACAGTGATATCCTTTTCACCCCCCTCTCAAATACACACGCAGAGAGACACACTCAACTGGTAACCTATTTCTCATGCTGTCAAAACAAAGTCAAGCGGTAATTGACACATGTTGACTTTGGGGGTCCTTCTTATGTCTGTCGAGAGTGAATTTCCTGTTCCTTATTGAAGTTCGTTTTCTGCCGATTTTCGTTAAGTTGAGTTTAAATataaacagattttcttataGAATCGTGTTGATAGTTTCGCTTTGGAATTGATTCAGAGAAACGTTCATTAAAATCATTATGTTCCTCCATCCATTATGCAAGACTTCCAAAAAAAATCAGATTTACCGAATTAACACAACACATGAGGACGGTAAGTGAGAGGGCGGGGTGCAACTGAAGGGATAGATGAAACTGGTctataaaacccaaaaacaacaaatgcgCATAAATTTATCATAATAAACATGCATAAATCGCGTTGAATATATAAACAGAGG is a window encoding:
- the LOC6647651 gene encoding cilia- and flagella-associated protein 58 isoform X1 — protein: MVREKMTGRKNKVPSEIHSDVTNSKLFENRIEVADVDLVKDVDEAFFDASYGLIHQLSTRDPFVTGKMKLFVDLLARMHSHYVVEASAHAEIRKKVETADEKIALALKTTATSDAVMEHLRESLAEAWRTADAVHLREARLQGQLYNIAHQEENHKKPVELLDGQQKEHRIRSIVYRERDRLAAELADYQKRLELNREYSQSLEIIIGTHEETIMKLQNQIKMVESEKHNLKRKQQALNDSFEERLKVQEKEILEGQSRLLGLQHVQKELQTCLAANEKHKQVRDRLANENYTLTKALHRLEEERNRLINDNQLLEDTTERLRHERTELEAINRAGVRDAKKKADEAVLLGRRFHQVAKKNSDLNEQLLVLRNELTAIGKKLMVANKNVEEASRQKEEMKISREKVRHDVTRLGGIVAGLRHDMAILRNQMQNVQVDLSRANNALDEKEGRLQKITREKLELVQEAQELNKQIETLEEAVQNKTERLVEIQESLQQKQQDFHNVKKQMELVHSEKMMLLKNLEVCSRDRQNLQGVTGKLNHQINQLTSELSINEKDITALRNQIDQLNSSMKQRENEIHLKERLLNATRDDLRELKLRLVQSQHTVEEDEKRFKHISCTLEETTKEKTLVGLQMVRRNDELLVLREKVAMMQFAIDSGTAQYNKRIEDIRLLKLEITNLSMSRECMRRAVDNTANLRHEIVRLERELNQERLRVTAYSEELSRPCRIHRWRILLGRDPRRYELIRKIQLLLKRNIRLNVERTNMEQRLQDSHQLYNTLKQQMKNMPDPGMAQALSDQQRINRQQRRRVKALTAELRITEIDVKTRNCLIERYQQTLREQHENPQRHVLQRKKCQCHKQQKLKDKAWMDLVNLDQCTKEVFESSSSVEACEKMPNYIRAK
- the LOC6647651 gene encoding cilia- and flagella-associated protein 58 isoform X2, giving the protein MDNIIRRKEHRIRSIVYRERDRLAAELADYQKRLELNREYSQSLEIIIGTHEETIMKLQNQIKMVESEKHNLKRKQQALNDSFEERLKVQEKEILEGQSRLLGLQHVQKELQTCLAANEKHKQVRDRLANENYTLTKALHRLEEERNRLINDNQLLEDTTERLRHERTELEAINRAGVRDAKKKADEAVLLGRRFHQVAKKNSDLNEQLLVLRNELTAIGKKLMVANKNVEEASRQKEEMKISREKVRHDVTRLGGIVAGLRHDMAILRNQMQNVQVDLSRANNALDEKEGRLQKITREKLELVQEAQELNKQIETLEEAVQNKTERLVEIQESLQQKQQDFHNVKKQMELVHSEKMMLLKNLEVCSRDRQNLQGVTGKLNHQINQLTSELSINEKDITALRNQIDQLNSSMKQRENEIHLKERLLNATRDDLRELKLRLVQSQHTVEEDEKRFKHISCTLEETTKEKTLVGLQMVRRNDELLVLREKVAMMQFAIDSGTAQYNKRIEDIRLLKLEITNLSMSRECMRRAVDNTANLRHEIVRLERELNQERLRVTAYSEELSRPCRIHRWRILLGRDPRRYELIRKIQLLLKRNIRLNVERTNMEQRLQDSHQLYNTLKQQMKNMPDPGMAQALSDQQRINRQQRRRVKALTAELRITEIDVKTRNCLIERYQQTLREQHENPQRHVLQRKKCQCHKQQKLKDKAWMDLVNLDQCTKEVFESSSSVEACEKMPNYIRAK